A portion of the Lathamus discolor isolate bLatDis1 unplaced genomic scaffold, bLatDis1.hap1 Scaffold_235, whole genome shotgun sequence genome contains these proteins:
- the CAPNS1 gene encoding LOW QUALITY PROTEIN: calpain small subunit 1 (The sequence of the model RefSeq protein was modified relative to this genomic sequence to represent the inferred CDS: inserted 1 base in 1 codon; deleted 1 base in 1 codon; substituted 1 base at 1 genomic stop codon) has product MFLVKGLLSGGGGGGGGRGGGGRRRGGAPRGALAQCWGGSXAGGGGGGAGGAMRVLGGVISAISEAAAQYNPEPPPPRTHISTVDANESEEVRQFRRLFLQLAGEDMEVSPTELMNILNKVVTRHPDLKTDGFGLDTCRSMVAVMDSDTTGKXGFEEFKYLWNNIKKWQVGGIYKQFDTDRSGTIGVQELPGAFEAAGFRLPPPLWGVLGRRYGDEGGNLDFDNFISCLVRLDAMFRAFKSLDRDGSGQIRVSLQEWLQLTMYS; this is encoded by the exons ATGTTCCTGGTCAAGGGGCTGctgagtgggggggggggtggggggggggggaggggggggggggggcggaggaGGGGGGGGGCTCCCCGGGGGGCCTTGGCCCAATGCTGGGGGGGCTCCTGAGCGGGGGGGGGCGGAGGCGGCGCGGGGGGGGCCATGAGGGTCCTGGGGGGCGTCATCAGCGCCATCAG TGAAGCAGCCGCTCAGTACAACCCCGAGCCTCCC cccccccggACCCACATCTCCACCGTGGACGCCAACGAGAGCGAGGAGGTGCGGCAGTTCCGCAGGCTCTTCCTGCAGCTCGCCGGAG AGGACATGGAGGTGAGCCCCACCGAGCTCATGAACATCCTCAACAAGGTCGTCACCCGCC atccTGACCTGAAGACGGACGGGTTCGGCCTCGACACGTGCCGCAGTATGGTGGCTGTGATGGAT AGTGACACCACCGGAA CTGGGTTTGAGGAGTTTAAGTACCTATGGAACAACATCAAGAAGTGGCAGGTGGGGG GTATCTATAAGCAGTTCGACACCGACCGCTCGGGTACCATTGGGGTGCAGGAGCTGCCGGGGGCCTTCGAGGCTGCAG gtttCCGGCTGCCCCCCCCGCTCTGGGGGGTCCTGGGCCGTCGCTATGGCGACGAGGGGGGGAACCTGGACTTCGACAACTTCATCAGCTGCCTCGTGCGCCTCGACGCCATGTTCC GTGCCTTCAAGTCCCTGGACCGGGATGGGAGT GGGCAGATCCGGGTCAGCCTCCAggag TGGCTGCAGCTCACCATGTACTCCTGA